AAACCATGCTGAGATAACACCCGCGTTATCGCAGCCGTCAACGTCGTCTTACCATGATCTATATGACCTATCGTTCCAACATTCAAATGCGGCTTCTTCCTCTCAAATTTCTCCTTAGCCATCTTTATACCCCCCTACCCTTTAGAGCTTCTGTTTGTTCTCAAATTTAGGCAAAAATAAAAAAGGTGGAGCCCACGACCGGAATCGAACCGGTAACCTTGTCCTTACCATGGACACGCTCTACCGATTGAGCTACGTGGGCTCTTCTCTGGTGGGGAGGGGAGGATTCGAACCTCCGAAGGCAGTCCGCCCGCGGATCTACAGTCCGCTGCCTTTGACCGCTTGGCTACCTCCCCTTACCAGACTACTTCCTTAAGCCACATTTCAGCTGGAGCCGACGGCCGGACTTGAACCGGCAACCTGCTGATTACAAATCAGCCGCTCTACCAGTTGAGCTACGCCGGCGCACCCCAAGCCGAATACATTATAAAAGAGAACCTCTTTTTCGTCAATAGGTTAGAGGTTATTTTTGGGAAGAGAAGGAGTGGAGTTTCCCCCACGGCGGGGCGCTCACCGTGGGGGAAACGAGGCGCTTAGCTAGCTAAGCTCCACTCCCTTGAGCGAGGCGGCGGCAAAGAGCCTGTTTATGGCGTTTATATACGCCTTTATACTTGCTTCTATAACATCCGTACTGGCTCCCCTACCAACCACGGTAAAGCTATCGTATTGAAGCGTTATTACCGCTTCTCCGAGCGCATCGGAGCGCTCACTCGTGGCTTCTATCCTATAGCTTTTTAAAACCGGCTCTATACCAATTATTCTTCGTATCACCCTGTAAGAAGCATCCACAGGTCCGTTTCCTACCGCAGCGTCGGTCTTCTCAACCCCTTCTTCAAGCAAGGTTACCGTTGCCGTAGATTTACCCCCTTGTTCTATACTTAGAGAGTAATTCTTTAGCTCAAAGCGTCTCGAAGGCGTAACCGAGAGTATCTCATCCGCTATGAAAGCCTCAATATCACTATCCGTAACTATCTCTTTTCTATCGCAGAGCTCTTTAAAGAGCCTAAAAGCCCTTTCAAACGTTTTCTCATCAAGCTTAAACCCCATTTCCTCAAGGCGCCTTTTAAAAGCGTGTCTTCCAGAATGCTTCCCGAGGTGAAGACGCGTTCCAGGAGCTCCAACATCCTCGGGCTTCATAATCTCATAGGTAGCCTTATTGCAAAGCACACCATGCTGATGAATCCCCGACTCGTGAGAAAAGGCATTGGCTCCTACCACAGCTTTATTGGGAGGAACGACTACCCCCGTCAGTCTCGAAACAAGCCGGCTCGTTTCATAAAGCTTCTGCGTATCTATTCCTGTTCTCACACCAAAGATATCCTTCCTCGTCCTCAGAGCCATAACTATTTCCTCAAGCGATGCGTTTCCAGCCCTTTCACCAA
This is a stretch of genomic DNA from Synergistota bacterium. It encodes these proteins:
- the tuf gene encoding elongation factor Tu (EF-Tu; promotes GTP-dependent binding of aminoacyl-tRNA to the A-site of ribosomes during protein biosynthesis; when the tRNA anticodon matches the mRNA codon, GTP hydrolysis results; the inactive EF-Tu-GDP leaves the ribosome and release of GDP is promoted by elongation factor Ts; many prokaryotes have two copies of the gene encoding EF-Tu); translated protein: MAKEKFERKKPHLNVGTIGHIDHGKTTLTAAITRVLSQHG
- a CDS encoding 2-isopropylmalate synthase; translated protein: MGDDYVIIFDTTLRDGEQAAGINLNMAEKLQVAHQLARLKVDVIEAGFPAASLGDLEAVRRIAEEVKGPVIAGLARARKPDIKAAYDAVKYSDRPRIHTFIATSDIHLKYKLKMTREDVLSAIREAVSYAKSLVDDVEFSAEDASRSDIDFLVEVFKIAIDCGATTINIPDTVGYAYPEEFGEFVRTIIKRVGADDSVVWSVHCHDDLGLAVANSLSAVRAGARQVECTINGLGERAGNASLEEIVMALRTRKDIFGVRTGIDTQKLYETSRLVSRLTGVVVPPNKAVVGANAFSHESGIHQHGVLCNKATYEIMKPEDVGAPGTRLHLGKHSGRHAFKRRLEEMGFKLDEKTFERAFRLFKELCDRKEIVTDSDIEAFIADEILSVTPSRRFELKNYSLSIEQGGKSTATVTLLEEGVEKTDAAVGNGPVDASYRVIRRIIGIEPVLKSYRIEATSERSDALGEAVITLQYDSFTVVGRGASTDVIEASIKAYINAINRLFAAASLKGVELS